A genome region from Halocatena salina includes the following:
- a CDS encoding helix-turn-helix domain-containing protein, with translation MPAIRMAVTPPVEYLTELPVDSSTASVHILALCDLDDRARGILEIRPPDDELQSVVRFLTSREAIVSAEVLYADADIGLIQYTTREEPTVYFAALEAGATPVFPVEIRNGQLLIEGFMAYDRLSRFEEALEQTDALCDIRLIKQPPNMDALKHSPNVDDLLTARQQQFILEAVKWGYYDTPRHCTLTELAESLNVTKGAASGLLHRAEEQIVKEFVENLSGTSVEI, from the coding sequence ATGCCCGCCATCCGAATGGCAGTTACACCGCCTGTAGAATACCTCACCGAACTCCCTGTCGATAGCTCCACGGCTTCAGTACACATCTTAGCCTTGTGTGATCTCGACGACCGGGCACGGGGTATCTTAGAAATCCGACCACCGGACGATGAATTACAGTCAGTGGTTCGGTTTCTTACATCGCGTGAAGCGATCGTCTCGGCGGAGGTGTTATACGCCGACGCGGACATCGGTCTGATTCAATACACGACGCGGGAGGAGCCAACGGTTTACTTTGCGGCTCTTGAGGCCGGAGCGACGCCAGTCTTCCCGGTAGAGATTCGCAACGGACAGTTGTTGATTGAAGGGTTTATGGCGTATGACCGTCTCTCACGGTTTGAAGAAGCGTTAGAGCAAACTGACGCTCTATGTGATATCCGTTTGATTAAACAACCACCAAACATGGATGCGCTCAAACATTCACCCAACGTGGATGACCTACTCACGGCGCGTCAACAACAGTTCATCCTCGAAGCAGTCAAGTGGGGGTACTACGACACACCCCGGCACTGTACCCTCACCGAGCTAGCGGAGTCACTAAATGTCACCAAAGGAGCTGCGAGTGGTCTTCTCCATCGCGCCGAGGAACAAATCGTCAAAGAGTTCGTTGAGAATCTCTCCGGAACGTCTGTGGAGATATGA
- a CDS encoding transposase, whose product MSIDLVLADRSFESLEVYQTLDNLGVTYLLPKVEREPETTYIEQMDHEGQDTAVEQATVRARHGSHDCRVLFVPGRTGDTQPFITNERINDPDQAQWWVKRYAARWWIEAEYRSIKQEFLARTSSNDHTLRLYYFVFAILMYNVWRLTDVLLKVTVSRELTTAPPVLTAGELADWVAIHLQLGPG is encoded by the coding sequence GTGTCGATCGATCTTGTCCTTGCTGATCGGAGCTTTGAATCATTGGAGGTCTACCAAACCCTCGATAATCTAGGTGTCACCTATCTCCTTCCCAAGGTCGAACGGGAGCCCGAAACAACGTATATCGAACAGATGGATCATGAGGGACAAGACACGGCTGTCGAACAGGCAACAGTCAGAGCCAGACATGGAAGCCATGACTGTCGAGTGCTGTTCGTTCCAGGACGAACTGGCGACACACAGCCGTTCATCACGAACGAACGGATTAACGACCCCGACCAAGCACAATGGTGGGTAAAGCGCTACGCCGCCCGCTGGTGGATCGAAGCCGAGTATCGCTCAATCAAACAGGAGTTCCTCGCGAGAACATCCTCCAACGATCACACGCTGCGCTTGTACTACTTCGTATTCGCCATTCTGATGTACAACGTCTGGCGGCTCACGGATGTCCTCCTGAAAGTCACCGTCTCCCGGGAACTGACGACCGCTCCACCAGTCCTTACTGCGGGGGAGCTCGCTGATTGGGTGGCGATTCATCTCCAACTCGGGCCTGGCTAA
- a CDS encoding WD40/YVTN/BNR-like repeat-containing protein, with product MSEDGGETWTERTDSVHDDIHELRLIDASEYLASTGVGLYRTTDCGRTWTRLDMDVKQRYFRAACLHDGTLYASAACVPPNRWEEPDANPALFECRDGVTLECVKSPVQRRSSWAGPSMRTT from the coding sequence GTGAGCGAGGATGGTGGTGAGACCTGGACAGAACGCACGGATAGCGTTCACGACGACATCCACGAACTCCGGTTGATCGATGCCAGCGAGTATCTCGCCTCAACAGGTGTCGGTCTGTATCGAACGACTGACTGCGGCCGGACGTGGACCCGTCTGGATATGGATGTGAAACAGCGGTACTTCCGTGCCGCTTGTCTCCACGATGGGACTCTGTACGCCTCTGCCGCGTGTGTTCCCCCAAACCGATGGGAGGAGCCCGATGCCAATCCTGCGCTTTTCGAATGTCGAGATGGGGTCACGTTAGAATGCGTCAAATCTCCTGTCCAGAGGAGGTCGTCGTGGGCTGGACCGTCGATGAGAACGACCTAA
- a CDS encoding LSM domain-containing protein, with protein MSDNDEAAATTPLDSLKDTVGSRVTVRTKADQLIEGTLAGVDEHMNLTLAVSSATDNHDTDDDHRLVRGTRVVTITHPPIGSETT; from the coding sequence ATGAGCGACAACGATGAAGCGGCTGCAACCACGCCGTTGGACAGCCTCAAAGATACGGTCGGGAGCCGGGTCACCGTTCGGACGAAAGCCGACCAGCTGATCGAGGGGACACTCGCTGGGGTCGATGAGCACATGAACCTGACACTTGCAGTGAGCTCAGCCACTGACAACCACGACACGGACGACGATCACCGCTTGGTTCGTGGCACTCGTGTCGTTACCATCACTCACCCACCCATCGGGAGCGAGACCACCTGA
- a CDS encoding pyridoxal-phosphate dependent enzyme, which yields MGILELVCSSCGRTFTDQWRCDCGGVLDFIEQPHPAADRPDPGQFDTRDGLWSFDMFLPVEQGPSLGEGMTPLVAAPTWNAQYKLEYVSPTGSFKDRGATTTISHAIMCGADRVVEDSSGNAGAAIATYAAQAGLDAEIYVPASVKAAKLRAIERAGATPVRIEGGRQAVTDACIETVESGDGWYASHSWSPAFFAGTATFAYEVALQRDWSVPDAVVMPLGHGTLFLGVYRGFEALFEAGWIDSVPRLLGAQAAGYAPIAAELHPVPESENDVADGIQIREPTRKRQLLDAIAETNGDAIAITEEAVQAELDRLHANGFYVEPTSAIAPAALTEYRERGTLGQDTDVVMPLTGHGLKT from the coding sequence ATGGGTATCTTAGAGCTTGTCTGCTCTTCGTGTGGGCGGACGTTCACCGATCAGTGGCGGTGTGATTGTGGCGGCGTGCTTGACTTCATCGAACAACCGCATCCAGCCGCAGATCGGCCGGACCCAGGTCAGTTTGATACGCGAGATGGACTCTGGTCGTTCGATATGTTCCTGCCCGTCGAGCAAGGCCCATCCCTTGGTGAAGGGATGACTCCGCTCGTTGCAGCACCAACGTGGAATGCCCAGTACAAACTCGAATACGTCTCGCCGACGGGAAGTTTCAAAGACCGGGGTGCAACCACAACGATCAGTCACGCGATCATGTGTGGTGCAGACCGAGTCGTTGAGGACTCATCAGGGAACGCTGGGGCTGCAATCGCAACGTACGCTGCTCAGGCTGGACTAGATGCTGAGATTTACGTCCCGGCATCGGTCAAGGCGGCAAAACTCAGAGCAATCGAACGAGCCGGTGCGACACCAGTTCGAATCGAGGGGGGGCGCCAAGCCGTGACCGATGCCTGTATCGAAACTGTTGAATCAGGGGATGGGTGGTATGCGAGCCATTCGTGGAGTCCAGCGTTCTTCGCAGGGACAGCGACATTTGCGTACGAAGTTGCGCTACAGCGTGACTGGAGTGTTCCTGATGCTGTCGTGATGCCACTCGGTCACGGAACCCTGTTCCTCGGAGTGTATCGTGGTTTCGAGGCGTTGTTTGAAGCTGGGTGGATTGATTCGGTTCCTCGTCTTCTTGGTGCGCAAGCTGCGGGTTATGCACCGATCGCGGCCGAACTCCACCCGGTCCCTGAGAGTGAGAACGACGTCGCAGACGGGATTCAGATACGAGAGCCGACGCGAAAACGACAACTGCTCGATGCGATCGCTGAGACGAACGGTGACGCAATCGCGATCACGGAGGAGGCAGTGCAAGCCGAGTTGGACCGGCTCCATGCTAACGGATTCTATGTTGAACCGACATCAGCGATCGCTCCTGCGGCACTTACCGAGTATCGAGAACGGGGAACTCTTGGACAAGATACAGATGTCGTTATGCCGCTCACAGGACATGGATTGAAAACCTAA
- a CDS encoding NosD domain-containing protein — protein sequence MKDRSYRRIQALGTVLLLIMSMIAGVSVAAAPTDTNTVTHIDSCTTITQPGRYVLTNDIENSQETTCLVIHSDDVILNGNGHRIDGVDAEPSTGILVEPTDAALSNVVIRDVVVTDWVTGIEFSMEVDNSTVKNTVVRSNLADGIALFFNSRDNRIVDNTASNNGNAGIRVDNAAENKLFDNTVIQNRVGLLIIESGGHVLQGNIAKRNDGDGIALLDFVSDTLVKDNTAERNSGDGVSLQSSSENRIKHNTIARNDGNGIALSEPFEPSENNIIARNVLTRNSDNGISLDGANNNTITRNTVQRNQNDGINLQLSRTNRITHNTVRRNGGDGVVLCRSDNNTLKRNTASNNSDNGFVLADANNNVLKRNTAVDNGGDPLVVRADSMGNQFINNTFES from the coding sequence ATGAAAGATCGATCATATCGGAGAATACAGGCGCTCGGGACCGTACTCCTGTTGATCATGTCGATGATCGCAGGAGTCAGCGTTGCAGCGGCACCCACGGACACGAACACTGTGACACACATCGATTCGTGTACGACGATCACTCAGCCTGGGCGGTACGTTCTGACGAACGATATCGAGAACAGCCAAGAAACGACGTGTCTCGTGATCCACTCCGATGATGTGATCCTCAATGGTAACGGCCACCGGATCGACGGCGTGGACGCAGAGCCATCAACGGGCATCCTTGTCGAGCCAACCGATGCTGCGCTGTCGAATGTCGTCATCCGGGATGTCGTGGTCACAGACTGGGTCACGGGCATCGAGTTCAGCATGGAGGTCGACAACAGCACTGTCAAGAACACCGTCGTTCGGTCGAATCTAGCTGACGGGATCGCACTGTTTTTCAATTCACGCGATAATAGAATCGTCGACAACACGGCGTCGAACAACGGTAATGCCGGCATTCGAGTCGACAATGCCGCCGAAAATAAGCTATTCGATAACACGGTCATCCAGAACAGGGTGGGGCTTCTCATCATCGAAAGTGGTGGTCATGTGCTTCAGGGCAACATCGCAAAGCGAAACGACGGCGATGGCATCGCACTACTTGACTTCGTCAGTGACACACTCGTTAAGGACAACACCGCGGAGCGGAACAGCGGCGACGGTGTTTCTCTTCAGAGCTCCAGCGAGAACCGCATCAAGCACAACACGATTGCTCGGAACGATGGTAACGGTATCGCGCTCAGCGAGCCGTTCGAACCATCCGAGAACAACATCATCGCGCGCAACGTTCTCACGCGGAACAGCGACAACGGCATCTCCCTCGATGGTGCGAACAACAACACGATCACGCGTAACACCGTGCAACGGAACCAAAACGACGGGATCAATCTCCAACTGTCCCGTACCAATCGCATAACACACAACACGGTGCGTCGTAACGGTGGCGATGGCGTCGTGCTGTGTCGGTCCGACAACAACACCCTCAAACGCAACACAGCGAGCAACAATAGCGACAATGGATTCGTATTGGCCGACGCGAACAACAACGTCCTTAAACGTAATACAGCAGTCGACAACGGCGGCGATCCACTAGTTGTTCGGGCCGACTCGATGGGGAACCAGTTCATCAACAACACCTTCGAGAGCTAA
- a CDS encoding cytochrome P450 — MTPHPAVVPTRSDRGGRGYHDWMIERTLDEWSDERRIDVHEVMTFLIAEHETTTVILTYALYLLSPTPASNSASARS; from the coding sequence ATGACACCTCATCCAGCCGTCGTTCCAACTCGATCAGATCGCGGTGGACGGGGATATCATGACTGGATGATCGAACGAACGTTAGATGAGTGGTCGGATGAGAGGCGTATCGACGTTCACGAAGTGATGACGTTTCTGATTGCTGAACACGAGACGACCACCGTCATCTTGACGTATGCGTTGTATCTGTTGTCACCTACCCCAGCGTCGAACAGCGCCTCGGCGAGGAGCTAA